The DNA window TATCGACGCGCTCAAGCAAACGTGGCAGCAGAAGCCGACGCACGTGGTCGCGGTGTTCATTCACGAAATGCTGCACACACTGGGCCTTGGCGAGAACCCGCCCCCGAGATGCCAGGTCGCTTCGACGCGGTCGTCGTCGCGAAGTACAGGTGCTTGCCGTCGGGGGATTCGAGTGCTTCACGAACTTTTCCCTGCTTCGTCACCTGAACTGCTTCAGCGCCCGCCGTAGGGATTTTCCAGATTTGCAGATCGCCCGAACGTTGCGACGAGTAGTAGATCCATCGTCCGTCGTGCGACCACGACGGCCGAGCGTTGCTCCAGGAGTCGTTCGTGATCTGGCGTGGTGCGGTAGCGTCAGTGGCGACCACCCAGATGTTGAATGTGTCGATCGTCTCCGAGCCGGATCGAGTTGAATCAAAGGCGACCCAATCGCCGTTGGCACTCCACTGCGGGCTTCCCACGATCGGACCCTCGAAGTGGGTCAGTTGGCGTGCCGAGGCCGGGCTGTCGGTGTTCGACAGCCAGAGCTCGTGGTACCCCGATCGGGTAGAAACAAAGACCACCCTTCTTCCATCGGGCGAAATCTGGGGCTGCGTGTCGAGCTTATTGGAGGCGATGAACTTTATTGCCCCCGTCCCCGATTCCGCGTCGTGATGTTGCTCTGGGCCGGGCATTCTCCAGATGTTCGTGTCGCTCGTCCTGTTTTGATAAACGAGTCTTCCGTTGCGGTCGACAGACGGGCTCAATGCCCGTACGTTGGGGAACACCGGCAGTGGCGGGCCTCCCGCGACGGGTACTCGCCAGAGGCCCTCCGGAGTATCGCCCACGGCTCCTCCGCCAATGTCATAGATGATGCTGCTGTTGTCGTGCGCCCAGGCGAAGCTGGAGACCAAACCGCGATGTGTGAGTTGCGTCGGTTCTCCTACAGGTCGAAGGATGTCGAGTTGCTGGATCATGACACTCGAGCGAACGATGAATGCCAGGTGCTTGCCATCGGGCGAGATGGCGGGAGCAGCATCCAGGACGAGAGTCGGTTCGTACGACGTCCACCGCGTCAGCTGTCGTCGTTCACCGCTCTCCAGCGAGTAGATGAAAACCGCGGACCTCGTCCCTGATGCGTCGCGACCGACAAAGAGTAGGAACTTGCCATCCGCCGTCCACGAGAGTCCGCTCATCAGACCAGTGATCCCGGTCAGCTCTTGCTCGGCTCCTCCAGAACTGGGCAGGACAATCGCCACCGCATTGCGGCCGGAGCGCCGCACGAACGCGATGCGGTTACCATTTGGCGACCAGGCGGGGGCTCTGTCCTCCGCAGCGTTCGTGGTGAGCCGCTGTTGCCCCGCACCGACGTCCAACCGCTTCACGTAGATATCGAAGTTGTCCTCCGATTCGCCATCCCAGGCGAACGCGACGGTATTCCCTTCCGGGGACAAGCTGGGATCGACCTCGGAACCCGGCAGGCTCGTGACGGGAATGCTCTTCAGCGCAGCGGCCGGGCGATCGCCGCCTCGAGCCATGAAGTAGAGCCCGATCGCGACCGTCAGGACGATGAGAGCAATGCGGGCCAGTTGCCCGGTTGTCAGTCGGCCGATGTGAACGAGTGTTCGCTCAGGAGGCTCGACGCGTTGTTCGGCCGACGGCTGTTCGATCGAACCCGACGCTTGCAGCACCGCGACAGATGCCGGCACGCCCTCGATTGAGCCGATGAAGCGATACCCGCGACGCGGTAACGTCTCGATGTAGTGCGGCGAGTCCGCTGAATCGCCCAGCGCCTCACGCAGTCGTCTGATGGCGGCGTTCAGTCCGTGCTCAAAGTCGACGAATGTATTGGCGGGCCACAACCGTTCACGCAGTTGCTCGCGAGTGACCAGCTCGCCGGGGTGCTCGACCAGTGCTTTGAGAATCTCGATTGATTGATCGGGAACTCTGAGGCGGGTGGATCCCTTACGAAGCTCGCCGCTGCGGACACTCAGCTCGAACGGCCCGAAGGTCACGTGCTGCGGCCGCACAGAGGGATCGTGCATGGCGCCTGCGGTGGAGTTGGGGAAAGACTAGCACATGCTTTCGAGACTTCTCCGCTTCTCGTCGTCCACACGCACCCTCAGGGGTCCTTGCGCGTGAGGTCGTCTACATCGTCGCCGGGCATGGAGAAGCGGAAGCCTGCCGGTTCCTCCGCTCGATCCGAAGTGACCCCTTTGGCGGCGAAACTGCGTCGATCGCACGTCAAGCATGGACGTCAGCTGCAGGCCCATGAGCTCCGGGATCTGCTCGGCGGGCGGCGCTGCCTCCGAGGCGAAGAACGCGCACGGAGCTGATGTCCCGTTCGAGGTAGACCGCGACGTCTTTCCAGGAGTCCAGGCGATCTTTGGCGCGGGGCAGGTCCGGCTGGCTCATGGGTCGGTGCGAAATGGCCGCATTAGGCCGCAACGAAGCGCGTGCGGCCTGTTGCCGCTTGCCAGATGCCCTGTACCGATCGAATGTTGACGGCGTTGCGGATTGGAAGGAGGCGACCATGAGGCGATCTCTGACTCTGCTGTGCGTGCTCGCGTGCTATACCGCCGGTCTCGATTCTGCGCGGCCGAGCGCGGAGACATTTGGGGAGTGGTCCGCGCCCGCCAATGTCGGACCGCCCGTGAACACCGAATACAACGACATGTACGCGATTCTCTCGCGGGACGAATTGACGATGTACTTCACGTCGGATCGTCCGGGAGGCCTTGGAGGCGACGATCAGTGGTTCACCACACGCGCTTCGCTCGATGATCCCTGGGGAGACCCCCAGAATATGTCCTCCCTCAACAGCACGGCTGCCGATTCGCTCGCGGTGCTTTCCTCCGACGAACACGTGATGTTCTTCCACAGCACCCGTGCGGGCGGTTGCGGCGCGGGTGATCTCTGGATGACCCGACGGCACGACAAACGGTCGCAGGAATGGGAGCCGCCAGCAAATCTGGGATGTGTGGTCAATACGGTCTACACGGAAATCGCACCTGCGTTCTTCGAGAGTCCTGAAACCGGACAAATCACGCTTTACTACGGCAGCAACCGCCCTGGCTCGCAAGACTTCGATGTTTATGCGAGCGCCCTGGGAGAAGACGGCTACTTCGCGCAGGGAGCGCTGGTCCCGGAGTTCAGCAGCCCCAAGCGTGACACGCGGATCTTCGTCAGGAAAGATGGCCTGGAGGCTTTCATTACATCAAACCGTGATAACGGGCACGGGCTCATCGACATCTGGACCTCAACCAGGGAAACGCTCTCGGAACCGTGGCCGCCGACACCCGTCGACTTGCCCAGCCCGGTCAACAGCACCTGCGATGACGGCTCGCCGTGGCTTTCACGCGACGGGACGACGCTGTATTTCTTCTCGACGCGGACAGCCGCCCTCGAATGCGGAAAGAGAGACATCTGGTACGCAACCAGAGTCAAGATTGCCCAGGAGAACACCAGTGAGGCGATGGTCGCCAGTCTCTGGAATCGGATGCTTGCGCATCTGGTGGACAACGTCCATCGTCCACCCCAGACGCAAGAGAAGGTGCGGGTCCCAGTACGGCGCTAATCGGGAAAATTCAGGCGCCTTACCAGCTCGGCGAAACGCGGGTCGCCGCGCACGGGGTCGAAGAACGGATGTACTTTCAGAAACTGCAGGATACCGGAACGTTCCTGGTACGCGCGCTCGAGCCAGACAAACGTCTGATCGTGGTCGGCGAGTCCCAGGTACGCGTTCACGAACGCAGCAGGCGGAACGTAGCTCGCCAGCCGGCGCCGGTTCAGTTCGTCAACGATCCGCAACGCGTCGGTCCGGCGGCCGGCGCGTGCATAGGCTCTGGCCAGCACACCCAACACGGCCGGGTTGCGGTTCGAGATCGACGCAGTTCGTTCAAGAACCTTTACAGCCTCCTTGGGCTGACCCTGCTCGATCAGCGCGAAGCCGACGAACCACAAAGCCCTGCTGTCGTCCGGCCGTACGGCGAGTACGGTCTGCAGTTCGCGAATGGCTTCACTGTAGCGGCGCGCGTGAAAGAGAATCCAGCCGATGTCCGTACCGTACAGCGCAAGCGGATCGAGTTCGCGAGCGCGCCGGGCCGAGACGAGCGCTTCGGCGACGCGTCCCTGGGCCAGCAGCCAGCGCGCACGCCCGGCGTGCGCGCTCGCTTCGTTCGGGTTCAAATCGATCGCGCGGGCGTAGCTCGCTTCAGCGTCGGTCCACTGCCACCGCCATAGCAGGGCCTCTGCAAGGACCACGTGGGCTTCGGCAAGTTGAGAATCCAGTTCCAGCGCCTGCTGCGCCGCGCGGGTAGCTTTCGCCTGGGCGTCAGGCGGAGGAGCACCGCCGAAGACAGAGCCGAGCCCGTTGTAGGCAGTCGCCAGGCCTGAGTAAGCAGGCGCGAAGGATGGATCCTTGGCGAGTGCCGCCTCGAAGTAGCGGACGCTCTCGTCGAAGCGCGGCGTCGGACCCTGGTTCAGCGCGAATCGGCCCCTGAGGTAATCCTCGTACGCGTCGGGCGACACTCGCGG is part of the Vicinamibacterales bacterium genome and encodes:
- a CDS encoding winged helix-turn-helix domain-containing protein, encoding MHDPSVRPQHVTFGPFELSVRSGELRKGSTRLRVPDQSIEILKALVEHPGELVTREQLRERLWPANTFVDFEHGLNAAIRRLREALGDSADSPHYIETLPRRGYRFIGSIEGVPASVAVLQASGSIEQPSAEQRVEPPERTLVHIGRLTTGQLARIALIVLTVAIGLYFMARGGDRPAAALKSIPVTSLPGSEVDPSLSPEGNTVAFAWDGESEDNFDIYVKRLDVGAGQQRLTTNAAEDRAPAWSPNGNRIAFVRRSGRNAVAIVLPSSGGAEQELTGITGLMSGLSWTADGKFLLFVGRDASGTRSAVFIYSLESGERRQLTRWTSYEPTLVLDAAPAISPDGKHLAFIVRSSVMIQQLDILRPVGEPTQLTHRGLVSSFAWAHDNSSIIYDIGGGAVGDTPEGLWRVPVAGGPPLPVFPNVRALSPSVDRNGRLVYQNRTSDTNIWRMPGPEQHHDAESGTGAIKFIASNKLDTQPQISPDGRRVVFVSTRSGYHELWLSNTDSPASARQLTHFEGPIVGSPQWSANGDWVAFDSTRSGSETIDTFNIWVVATDATAPRQITNDSWSNARPSWSHDGRWIYYSSQRSGDLQIWKIPTAGAEAVQVTKQGKVREALESPDGKHLYFATTTASKRPGISGAGSRQGPVCAAFRE
- a CDS encoding tetratricopeptide repeat protein, with product MNESSAIRPEDLLDSWKDIAAYLKRDISTVQRWERREGMPVHRHVHDVRGSVYAFRSELDVWLDSRRRRLEQEVDQPTAETAESVVPAFHRRPIGRYSLLAGAMMALGAAATYLLLPDRIAPTRPVSVRSLAVLPLQNLSADPAQEFFVDGMTDALIGRLSRIPDIRVISRTSAMHFKGTRLPLPEIARALQVDAIIEGSVVRSGSRLRISVQLIRAATDDHLWSGNYDRELRDVLNLQDEVAQAIARQIQITIGGQESGRRDAPRVSPDAYEDYLRGRFALNQGPTPRFDESVRYFEAALAKDPSFAPAYSGLATAYNGLGSVFGGAPPPDAQAKATRAAQQALELDSQLAEAHVVLAEALLWRWQWTDAEASYARAIDLNPNEASAHAGRARWLLAQGRVAEALVSARRARELDPLALYGTDIGWILFHARRYSEAIRELQTVLAVRPDDSRALWFVGFALIEQGQPKEAVKVLERTASISNRNPAVLGVLARAYARAGRRTDALRIVDELNRRRLASYVPPAAFVNAYLGLADHDQTFVWLERAYQERSGILQFLKVHPFFDPVRGDPRFAELVRRLNFPD